The Desulfobulbaceae bacterium genome contains a region encoding:
- a CDS encoding response regulator has product MLERNSFSVVITDMMMPKMDGMQLLAHIKRHHPGTDVVVITGHSDNYIYSNIIDAGGTDFIIKPFEGDELEAKLNRVFRERRLIQGLETEIVDRKEAEMNLLAAKINVENANLLKDSLIDDLCGTMDEMLANRDHYTFEHALRVAEISKRIGKVMGGTEEEIGVMLRAGLVHDIGKIAIDVGQKFYDSVEKYNSCTGDGSPSRMFRRGADYLFYIVGTTNENQKLIGEIYDHLRLAEEEWGVSAKPDSQEFAMGYPIDQALGELFRSSV; this is encoded by the coding sequence TTGCTGGAACGGAACTCGTTTTCTGTTGTGATCACCGACATGATGATGCCGAAGATGGATGGTATGCAGCTTCTAGCTCATATTAAAAGGCATCATCCCGGAACCGATGTGGTAGTCATTACCGGCCATAGTGATAACTACATATACTCCAACATTATTGATGCCGGTGGCACTGATTTTATTATTAAACCATTCGAGGGCGATGAACTTGAAGCGAAACTGAATAGAGTCTTCAGAGAAAGACGACTTATTCAGGGACTTGAGACCGAGATTGTGGATCGGAAAGAGGCGGAGATGAACCTGCTGGCTGCAAAGATCAATGTCGAAAATGCCAACTTGCTTAAAGATAGTTTGATTGACGATCTTTGCGGCACCATGGATGAGATGCTGGCCAACCGGGACCATTATACCTTCGAGCATGCCTTAAGGGTTGCAGAGATTTCAAAACGCATCGGTAAAGTCATGGGGGGTACTGAAGAAGAGATTGGGGTTATGTTGCGGGCCGGCCTTGTTCATGATATTGGTAAAATTGCAATTGATGTCGGGCAGAAGTTTTACGACTCTGTTGAGAAATATAATAGTTGCACTGGAGATGGCAGTCCTTCGCGAATGTTTCGGCGAGGAGCTGATTACCTGTTTTACATTGTTGGAACTACAAACGAAAATCAAAAGCTTATTGGAGAGATTTACGATCATCTACGCCTGGCTGAAGAAGAGTGGGGCGTTTCAGCCAAGCCTGACTCCCAGGAGTTCGCTATGGGATATCCGATTGATCAGGCGTTGGGTGAGCTGTTCAGGTCGTCGGTCTGA
- a CDS encoding isoprenylcysteine carboxylmethyltransferase family protein, with protein MSEKSVQNKILSYSFVAIQFICVVIIIATGPVIADGIYLFGQCAAIILGLWALLVMRHGLIRMVPDVGGNAVLIRQGPYRRVRHPMYTALILLMAALVFNEGSLLRFVTLAVLCLDLLGKLLYEEKLLRVSFDGYGAYCRTTWRLIPFIY; from the coding sequence ATGTCGGAAAAGTCAGTGCAGAATAAGATACTCTCCTATTCCTTCGTTGCGATTCAATTCATCTGTGTGGTCATAATTATTGCTACCGGTCCTGTCATCGCAGACGGAATCTATCTCTTCGGGCAATGCGCAGCGATTATTCTTGGGCTATGGGCGTTGCTTGTCATGCGGCATGGCTTGATTCGGATGGTGCCGGATGTTGGTGGAAATGCTGTGCTGATCAGGCAAGGGCCATATCGTCGTGTTCGACATCCGATGTACACGGCGCTCATTTTATTGATGGCTGCACTGGTTTTTAACGAAGGATCACTTTTACGGTTTGTTACCCTGGCTGTTCTTTGTCTGGACCTGCTTGGCAAGCTGCTTTATGAAGAGAAACTTTTGAGAGTTAGTTTTGATGGGTATGGGGCCTATTGCCGAACAACGTGGCGCCTGATACCGTTTATTTATTGA
- a CDS encoding BatD family protein translates to MNKESLKYKKILPLFFLLLFIVACLPTSVRAGSVDVEIIKQEAIVGEALSFALKFSLEDENEAIDVANVKLNGVALPYEVRSQSSSSFTMVVNGKTVRSSSDIVKSYIFSVPAETVGPLTLPEFTVAMGGESYRVKPITFQVLERPFSDDLQFLVTINNPQAYYYPSQVIDLNCRVLYRNFTGRPEIAEISLPILKNLSFELLPDSNPNFELIANGQRIAVQARQGSEKMMGKTYNSLGFNLKFRLMSHGEFEFANYLKMIVETGKTFRQRSLFFGSELVRETKPIFADSAPLKISVLELPNTDVPDTFNGAIGKFKIKVTPSSDTAIRVGDPVTLLIEISGRGTWEFVKSPPIHKVPAITDYFIVSQESVVGEVNEQQSVKSFSVRLRVKSKTVKEIPAIPFTYFNLASRKYMTVYSDPVPIKVFAASTTAQITDFNAPPETVTPEGIFKDQNQGDAAGQEAVGAGASGGSTAQPEVELPPLIEISDNVPWSATTENHAPKYGNLLFAVLPLGGVLCLFVIRLYRKRDISEDMAAKVKSNKAYKRFLQSVGQLDQSGSDLPVFCRELGRCVHQYLEERFICTVPHIDEQSLQPLIDQRKIDEAAARTLLDVVEEIDLNRYAANLSGKTQASHLLKETMEAVRKCDT, encoded by the coding sequence TTTTTTACTGCTCTTCATTGTCGCCTGTCTGCCGACTTCCGTGCGGGCTGGATCTGTTGATGTGGAGATAATCAAGCAGGAGGCAATTGTAGGCGAAGCGCTTTCCTTTGCCCTTAAGTTCAGTTTAGAAGATGAGAATGAAGCCATTGATGTTGCCAATGTGAAACTCAATGGGGTGGCCCTGCCCTATGAGGTGCGCAGCCAAAGCAGCAGCTCCTTCACGATGGTTGTTAATGGCAAGACTGTTCGTAGTTCCTCGGATATAGTAAAAAGTTATATTTTTTCTGTCCCGGCCGAAACGGTTGGGCCTTTAACTCTGCCGGAATTTACCGTTGCAATGGGCGGAGAGAGTTATCGCGTTAAGCCGATTACCTTTCAGGTATTGGAGCGGCCCTTCTCTGATGACCTGCAGTTCTTAGTCACCATTAATAATCCCCAGGCCTATTATTATCCCTCCCAGGTGATTGATTTGAACTGCCGCGTTTTGTATCGCAATTTTACGGGGCGTCCTGAGATCGCCGAGATATCTCTGCCCATTTTAAAGAATTTGAGCTTTGAGCTGTTGCCGGACAGTAACCCCAATTTTGAACTAATCGCCAATGGTCAGCGCATCGCTGTGCAGGCAAGGCAGGGATCCGAAAAGATGATGGGGAAAACATATAACTCTCTGGGCTTCAACTTAAAGTTCAGGTTGATGAGTCATGGTGAATTTGAGTTTGCCAACTATCTGAAAATGATCGTCGAAACCGGAAAAACCTTTCGGCAGCGCTCTCTGTTTTTTGGTTCGGAACTGGTGCGGGAGACCAAACCCATTTTTGCAGACAGCGCCCCACTTAAAATCTCTGTGTTGGAGCTGCCGAATACTGATGTTCCCGATACCTTTAATGGCGCTATCGGTAAGTTTAAAATAAAGGTGACCCCCAGCAGTGATACCGCTATTCGGGTTGGCGACCCCGTTACTCTGCTTATTGAAATCTCCGGTCGGGGGACATGGGAATTTGTCAAAAGTCCGCCGATTCATAAGGTCCCTGCCATAACAGATTATTTTATTGTCAGTCAGGAGTCGGTGGTTGGCGAGGTTAATGAGCAGCAGAGCGTCAAATCTTTTTCAGTGCGGCTCAGGGTGAAATCGAAAACCGTCAAAGAGATACCTGCAATACCGTTCACCTATTTTAACCTGGCCTCAAGAAAATATATGACGGTATATTCTGACCCCGTGCCCATTAAGGTTTTTGCGGCATCGACCACCGCTCAGATTACAGATTTTAACGCGCCTCCAGAAACAGTGACCCCAGAGGGAATTTTCAAAGACCAGAATCAAGGTGATGCTGCGGGGCAAGAAGCAGTTGGGGCTGGTGCGAGCGGTGGTTCAACTGCGCAACCGGAAGTCGAGTTGCCGCCATTAATCGAGATTAGTGATAATGTGCCTTGGTCGGCAACAACCGAAAACCATGCGCCAAAGTATGGAAATCTGCTGTTTGCTGTCCTGCCTCTTGGCGGTGTGCTTTGTCTTTTTGTGATACGCTTATATCGCAAACGAGACATCAGTGAGGATATGGCTGCAAAGGTTAAATCCAACAAAGCCTATAAGCGCTTTCTGCAATCGGTTGGTCAGCTCGATCAGAGCGGCAGTGATCTTCCTGTCTTTTGTCGAGAATTAGGGCGCTGCGTGCACCAATATCTGGAAGAGCGTTTTATCTGCACCGTGCCTCATATTGATGAGCAGAGCCTGCAGCCATTGATTGATCAGAGGAAGATCGATGAGGCTGCTGCCCGGACGCTGCTTGACGTTGTTGAGGAGATTGATTTGAATAGGTACGCAGCAAATCTCTCTGGAAAAACTCAAGCGTCGCATTTACTTAAAGAGACAATGGAGGCCGTAAGAAAATGCGATACCTGA
- the ettA gene encoding energy-dependent translational throttle protein EttA has protein sequence MSDEPNKIIYSMIRVSKFFNKQPVLKSISLSYFYGAKIGVLGLNGSGKSCLLRILAGVDKEFNGEITLSPGYTVGYLEQEPQFDETLTVRQVVEQGVQGTVDLLAEFNQINEKFAEPMSDDEMNALIEKQGKVQDKLDALNAWELDSRLEMAMDALRCPPEDTITKVLSGGEKRRVALCRLLLQEPDILLLDEPTNHLDAETVSWLEQHLQRYKGTVIAVTHDRYFLDNVAGWILELDRGEGIPWKGNYSSWLDQKQKRLKQQEKQESNRQKTLARELEWIQMSPKGRHAKSKARIKSYEELFERGSEKRADEIEIFIPPGPRLGNVVIEADNVSKSFDDKLLVEGMSFSLPPGGIVGVIGPNGAGKTTLFNMISGQDTPDSGTIRLGDTVKLAYVDQSRDDLDPEKSIWEVITDGRDTIMLGTREVNSRAYVGKFNFSGSEQQKKVGLMSGGQRNRVHLAKMLKDGANVLLLDEPTNDLDVNALRALEEALSNFAGCAVVISHDRWFLDRIATHILAFEGNSQITWFDGNYTEYEEDRKKRLGVDANQPHRIKYRKLTR, from the coding sequence ATGAGTGACGAGCCCAATAAAATTATCTATTCGATGATCAGAGTAAGTAAGTTTTTTAACAAGCAACCAGTTTTGAAGAGTATTTCATTATCGTATTTTTACGGGGCAAAAATTGGTGTGCTGGGGCTTAACGGCTCTGGAAAGAGTTGTTTGCTCCGGATTCTTGCTGGTGTTGATAAAGAGTTTAACGGAGAAATTACCTTATCTCCCGGCTATACAGTGGGGTATCTTGAGCAGGAACCTCAGTTTGATGAAACCCTGACCGTGCGTCAGGTAGTTGAACAGGGTGTGCAGGGCACAGTTGATCTTTTGGCTGAGTTTAACCAGATCAACGAAAAATTTGCAGAGCCCATGTCTGACGATGAAATGAATGCTTTGATCGAAAAGCAGGGGAAGGTGCAGGATAAACTTGATGCGCTTAATGCCTGGGAGCTTGATTCCCGTCTGGAGATGGCCATGGATGCCCTGCGCTGTCCTCCCGAGGATACCATAACCAAGGTGTTGTCGGGTGGTGAGAAAAGGCGAGTAGCCCTGTGCCGGTTGTTGCTTCAGGAGCCTGATATCCTGCTGCTTGATGAGCCTACAAACCATCTTGACGCTGAAACCGTTTCCTGGCTTGAACAGCATTTACAACGATATAAGGGCACCGTTATCGCTGTAACTCATGATCGATATTTTCTCGATAATGTTGCTGGCTGGATACTGGAGCTTGATCGTGGTGAGGGAATTCCCTGGAAAGGAAACTACTCGTCCTGGCTTGACCAAAAGCAAAAACGACTTAAACAGCAGGAAAAGCAGGAGTCAAACCGCCAGAAAACTCTGGCCCGCGAACTTGAATGGATCCAGATGTCTCCTAAAGGCAGACATGCCAAATCCAAGGCCCGTATTAAGTCATACGAGGAACTTTTTGAGAGGGGCAGCGAGAAGCGGGCTGATGAAATTGAGATTTTTATCCCTCCTGGGCCAAGACTCGGAAACGTAGTCATTGAGGCTGACAATGTAAGCAAATCCTTTGATGATAAGCTTCTGGTCGAGGGAATGTCATTTTCCCTGCCCCCTGGGGGAATTGTCGGGGTTATTGGCCCCAACGGGGCGGGCAAGACAACGCTCTTTAACATGATCAGCGGCCAGGATACGCCTGACAGTGGAACCATCAGGCTGGGTGATACAGTCAAGCTGGCTTATGTTGACCAGAGTCGCGACGATCTTGACCCGGAAAAATCTATCTGGGAGGTGATCACAGATGGCCGGGATACGATTATGCTTGGTACCAGAGAGGTGAACTCGCGGGCCTATGTCGGCAAATTTAATTTCTCCGGCAGTGAACAGCAGAAAAAGGTGGGCTTGATGTCCGGAGGCCAGAGGAATCGTGTCCATCTTGCCAAGATGCTTAAAGATGGAGCGAATGTGCTTCTGCTCGATGAGCCAACCAACGACCTTGATGTAAATGCGCTGCGCGCCCTGGAAGAGGCCTTGAGTAATTTTGCTGGTTGTGCAGTCGTCATCAGCCATGATCGTTGGTTTCTGGACAGGATCGCTACCCATATCCTGGCCTTTGAAGGTAATAGCCAGATCACCTGGTTTGACGGGAACTATACTGAATATGAAGAAGATCGGAAGAAACGCCTTGGTGTCGATGCCAACCAGCCGCATCGAATTAAATATCGAAAATTAACTCGATAG
- a CDS encoding PAS domain S-box protein has product VGSKDKLTYLRLMQPLYVKPECMKCHGHQGYKIGDIRGGVGISLPMYDILRHAYRQFKIHTTAFLILWALGGTVLFLGSKKLQKNTKELALSNIDLQREVEERKKADIALQKESSFTASVLNTAGALIMVIDNTGHIIRFNQTCEQVTGYSASEVSGQKFWKFLLSPEESLQMQNSFANINHGGLAMKRIGRLITKDNKRRIIDWANTTFRAQDGSIEYVISIGIDITEEKQLQEQLLHAEKLAAIGKLSASIAHEINNPLFGIRNVLERLKEKADLDHDNMEFAELAVQECDRIKNLIKDLQDFNRPTSGMFVPIDLHQSIDNMLLLLRKEFENKKITLSLNYAKSLPRINAISDQIKQVILNILNNAIEAIEEFGIITITTRQTDETVVIEISDTGSGIDDESMQHIFEPFFTTKTSVKGTGLGLSVTYGIVKNHGGSIAVSSLEKGTLFSISLPISGEKKHG; this is encoded by the coding sequence GTTGGCTCTAAAGATAAATTAACGTATTTACGACTCATGCAACCCCTTTACGTTAAACCTGAGTGCATGAAATGCCACGGCCATCAAGGGTACAAAATTGGCGACATCAGAGGAGGTGTTGGTATCTCACTGCCGATGTATGACATATTGCGTCACGCATACCGCCAATTTAAAATTCACACCACCGCCTTCTTGATTTTATGGGCACTCGGAGGCACCGTACTTTTTTTGGGGTCAAAGAAATTACAGAAAAACACCAAAGAACTTGCCTTATCAAATATCGATCTGCAACGAGAAGTTGAAGAGAGAAAAAAGGCAGATATCGCACTCCAAAAAGAGTCTTCTTTTACCGCCTCCGTCCTAAACACCGCTGGCGCCTTAATTATGGTCATTGACAACACTGGCCACATCATTCGTTTCAACCAAACCTGTGAACAGGTTACCGGCTATAGCGCCAGCGAAGTTTCCGGCCAAAAATTTTGGAAGTTCCTTCTCTCGCCGGAAGAATCTCTTCAAATGCAAAACAGTTTTGCCAACATCAATCATGGTGGTCTGGCCATGAAGCGCATCGGCAGGCTTATCACCAAAGACAATAAGCGCCGAATTATTGATTGGGCCAATACAACTTTCAGAGCTCAGGATGGTTCAATAGAATATGTTATTAGTATCGGCATTGATATTACAGAAGAGAAACAACTGCAAGAGCAGCTCCTGCACGCCGAGAAACTCGCAGCGATAGGCAAGCTGTCCGCATCGATTGCTCATGAAATTAATAACCCCTTATTCGGTATTCGGAACGTGCTTGAACGCCTTAAAGAAAAAGCAGACCTTGATCATGACAATATGGAGTTTGCGGAACTGGCAGTTCAAGAATGTGACCGTATCAAGAATCTAATCAAAGACTTACAAGATTTTAACCGGCCTACATCGGGTATGTTCGTGCCTATTGACCTTCATCAATCTATTGACAATATGCTGCTGCTTTTAAGAAAGGAGTTTGAGAACAAAAAAATCACTCTGAGTCTGAATTATGCCAAGAGCCTTCCCCGCATCAATGCCATCTCAGATCAAATCAAACAGGTTATTCTCAATATCCTTAATAATGCAATAGAAGCAATTGAGGAATTCGGCATCATTACCATTACCACCAGACAGACCGATGAAACAGTTGTAATTGAAATCAGCGACACCGGTTCTGGGATTGATGATGAATCGATGCAGCACATTTTCGAACCTTTTTTTACAACCAAGACCAGCGTAAAAGGAACTGGTTTGGGTTTATCAGTGACCTATGGTATTGTGAAAAATCATGGGGGTTCAATTGCAGTAAGTTCATTGGAAAAGGGAACACTATTTTCAATCTCTTTGCCAATTTCAGGAGAAAAAAAACATGGATAA
- a CDS encoding response regulator, with the protein MDKLDRTILLVDDEAIIRKTMASKLKDEGFTILCAGSGTEAIELLPKQTVHMVITDLMMEGMNGIEVLKKVKNHNQEIAVIILTGYGELTSAIDALRLGAEDYLLKPCDLNELLFRMFKCFEKQSLKEMVQLYEDILPICLDCKKIRDDSHSEPGQGEWMSVEKYLTRKAGKSMSHGYCPDCGKRFLESIDRRFNK; encoded by the coding sequence ATGGATAAACTTGATAGGACAATCCTGTTAGTCGATGACGAAGCCATCATCAGAAAGACGATGGCCAGTAAACTTAAAGATGAAGGATTTACCATTCTTTGCGCCGGCAGCGGCACTGAGGCCATTGAACTTCTCCCTAAGCAAACCGTCCATATGGTTATTACCGACCTGATGATGGAGGGCATGAACGGCATTGAAGTGCTCAAAAAAGTTAAGAATCACAATCAGGAGATCGCCGTAATCATCCTGACAGGCTACGGTGAGTTGACCTCGGCAATCGATGCCCTGCGCTTGGGGGCAGAAGACTACCTGCTTAAACCCTGTGACCTCAACGAACTTTTATTCAGGATGTTTAAATGTTTTGAGAAACAATCGCTTAAAGAGATGGTCCAGTTATATGAAGATATCCTGCCAATCTGTCTTGATTGCAAAAAAATCAGAGATGACAGCCACAGCGAACCCGGCCAAGGAGAGTGGATGTCGGTTGAAAAATACCTGACGCGAAAGGCTGGAAAGAGTATGTCGCATGGCTACTGTCCCGACTGTGGAAAAAGGTTTCTGGAGTCCATTGACCGGCGGTTCAATAAATAA